The following are from one region of the Amycolatopsis sp. QT-25 genome:
- the sucD gene encoding succinate--CoA ligase subunit alpha has protein sequence MSIFVNENSKVIVQGLTGSEGMKHATKMLKSGTNIVGGVNARKAGQTVSVEGKDLTVFGTVEEAIKETGADVSVIFVPPKFAKDAVIEAIDAEIPLAVVITEGIPVHDSAYFWAHAVATGNKTRIIGPNCPGVISPGKSNAGIIPADITGAGPIGLVSKSGTLTYQMMYELRDIGFSTGVGIGGDPIIGTTHIDALEAFEADPETKVIVMIGEIGGDAEERAAAYIKDNVTKPVVGYVAGFTAPEGKTMGHAGAIVSGSSGTAAAKKEALEAAGVKVGKTPSETAVLARELYNSL, from the coding sequence ATGTCGATCTTCGTCAACGAGAACAGCAAGGTCATCGTCCAGGGGCTCACCGGCTCCGAGGGCATGAAGCACGCGACCAAGATGCTGAAGTCCGGCACGAACATCGTGGGTGGCGTCAACGCCCGCAAGGCCGGGCAGACCGTCTCCGTCGAAGGCAAGGACCTCACCGTGTTCGGCACGGTCGAGGAGGCCATCAAGGAGACCGGCGCCGACGTGTCGGTCATCTTCGTGCCGCCGAAGTTCGCCAAGGACGCGGTCATCGAGGCGATCGACGCCGAGATCCCGCTCGCCGTGGTGATCACCGAGGGCATCCCGGTGCACGACTCGGCCTACTTCTGGGCGCACGCGGTCGCGACGGGCAACAAGACCCGCATCATCGGGCCGAACTGCCCCGGCGTGATCAGCCCCGGCAAGTCCAACGCGGGCATCATCCCGGCCGACATCACCGGTGCCGGCCCGATCGGCCTCGTGTCGAAGTCCGGCACGCTGACCTACCAGATGATGTACGAGCTGCGGGACATCGGTTTCTCGACCGGTGTCGGCATCGGCGGCGACCCGATCATCGGCACGACGCACATCGACGCCCTCGAGGCGTTCGAGGCCGACCCCGAGACCAAGGTCATCGTGATGATCGGCGAGATCGGCGGTGACGCCGAAGAGCGTGCCGCGGCCTACATCAAGGACAACGTGACGAAGCCGGTCGTCGGCTACGTCGCGGGCTTCACCGCGCCCGAGGGCAAGACCATGGGCCACGCCGGCGCCATCGTCTCCGGCTCCTCCGGTACGGCCGCCGCCAAGAAGGAG